From Jaculus jaculus isolate mJacJac1 chromosome 19, mJacJac1.mat.Y.cur, whole genome shotgun sequence, a single genomic window includes:
- the C19H1orf56 gene encoding protein MENT: protein MVPAACVLLWALLVSAGPRAAGAQEQTSTPTPTPTPAPTTDSPRASLRFGGPARSRGTGGPARPSVPQKTRMKVEEDENDALATADRLAGPAAAELLATVTGISRASDPALEQDEDGSLEEGVVIDASKSTAASTVASPSTGRVLANSQEREIRLTTSLPSATSRSTADLLTSSDTTLSRWSTPGSTPKPWSTPSRPAMPPPEDLRVVLMPWGPWHCHCKSGTMSRSRAGKLQGLSGRLRVGALNQLRTEHRPCTYHQCPCNRRREECPLDSSLCSGDSCSSQTTSPTTTTTTSAMPPIHLRRRPLLPPPSPSPALAFWKKVRMGLEDIWNSLSSVFTEMQPAERTKR, encoded by the coding sequence ATGGTCCCCGCCGCCTGCGTGCTGCTCTGGGCCCTGCTGGTTAGTGCGGGGCCCCGGGCGGCGGGGGCCCAAGAGCAGACCTCCACCCCGACCCCGACCCCGACCCCGGCCCCGACCACCGACAGTCCCAGAGCCAGCTTACGCTTCGGGGGCCCCGCCCGCAGCCGCGGCACCGGCGGCCCCGCCCGGCCCAGTGTCCCCCAGAAGACGAGGATGAAGGTGGAGGAGGACGAGAACGACGCCCTGGCCACCGCCGACCGCCTGGCCGGCCCCGCCGCGGCCGAGCTCCTAGCCACGGTGACGGGCATCAGCCGCGCGTCGGATCCCGCCCTGGAGCAGGACGAAGACGGATCCCTGGAAGAAGGGGTCGTGATCGACGCCAGCAAAAGCACCGCGGCCAGCACCGTGGCCAGTCCCAGCACGGGCAGGGTGCTGGCCAACAGCCAGGAGAGAGAGATCAGACTGACCACCAGTCTGCCGTCGGCCACTTCAAGGTCCACCGCGGACCTGCTCACCTCGTCGGACACCACTCTGAGCCGGTGGTCCACGCCCGGGTCCACCCCAAAGCCTTGGTCAACACCCTCGCGCCCAGCCATGCCACCTCCAGAGGACCTGCGGGTGGTGTTGATGCCCTGGGGACCTTGGCACTGCCACTGTAAGTCAGGCACCATGAGCCGCAGCCGGGCCGGGAAGCTGCAAGGCCTCTCTGGACGCCTGCGTGTCGGGGCCCTGAACCAGCTGCGGACCGAGCACCGGCCTTGCACCTACCACCAATGTCCCTGCAACCGGCGTCGCGAGGAGTGCCCCCTGGACTCGTCCCTCTGCTCCGGCGACAGCTGCAGCTCTCAGACCACCAGCccgaccaccaccaccaccacttctgcCATGCCCCCCATCCATCTCAGACGCAGACCTCTCCTACCACCTCCCAGCCCCAGCCCGGCCCTGGCTTTTTGGAAAAAGGTCAGGATGGGCCTGGAGGATATCTGGAATAGCCTTTCTTCCGTGTTCACAGAGATGCAGCCA